One Salvia splendens isolate huo1 chromosome 12, SspV2, whole genome shotgun sequence genomic window carries:
- the LOC121758020 gene encoding protein NRT1/ PTR FAMILY 6.3-like, which translates to MASVIPQTNLEAAETLPDAWDYKGRPSLRSSSGGWTSATMILGVEAFERLTTLGIAVNLVTYLTGTMHLGNAAAANNVTNFLGTSFMLCLLGGFVADTFLGRYLTIGIFATVQAMGVTLLTISTTIPSLRPPKCNPNSEPCIPATGKQFAVLYLALYLTALGTGGLKSSVSGFGSDQFDESDGKERKQMIKFFNWFFFFINTGSLGAVTVLVYIQDNVGREWGYGICACAIVLGLVVFLAGTRRYRFKKLVGSPLTQIATVFVAAWRKRRLGLPSDPSLLFNVDDIPATTAAQTQSKKKSKQMLPHSKEFRFLDKAAIKDTESTTKGKWYISTLTDVEEVKMVIRMLPTWATTIMFWTVYAQMTTFSVSQATTLDRHIGSFEIPAASLTVFFVASILITVPIYDRIITPICRKLLKNPHGLTPLQRIAVGLVLSIIAMAAAALTEVKRLQVARSNGLTHDSEATLPLTVFILVPQFLLVGAGEAFTYIGQLDFFLRECPKGMKTMSTGLFLSTLSLGFFLSSILVTIIHKVTLNKPWLADNLNEGRLYEFYWLLTILSVFNLAIFLFCAKRYVYKEKRMAELGIDLEEGDDLVCH; encoded by the exons ATGGCGTCAGTAATCCCCCAAACAAATCTTGAGGCGGCGGAAACCCTCCCCGACGCCTGGGACTACAAGGGCCGCCCCTCTCTCCGATCCTCCTCCGGCGGCTGGACCAGCGCCACCATGATTCTCG GTGTTGAGGCCTTCGAGAGGCTGACCACGCTAGGCATCGCCGTGAACCTAGTCACTTACTTGACCGGCACCATGCATTTGGGCAATGCCGCCGCCGCCAACAACGTCACCAACTTTCTTGGAACTTCCTTCATGCTCTGCCTTCTCGGCGGCTTCGTCGCCGATACTTTCCTCGGAAGGTACCTAACCATCGGCATCTTCGCCACAGTTCAAGCTATG GGAGTGACGCTTCTGACAATCTCCACCACAATCCCGAGCCTCCGGCCGCCGAAATGCAACCCCAACAGCGAGCCCTGCATTCCGGCGACCGGGAAGCAGTTCGCGGTGCTCTACTTAGCGCTATACCTGACGGCCCTCGGCACGGGGGGCCTTAAATCAAGCGTCTCGGGGTTCGGGTCCGACCAGTTCGACGAGTCGGACGGGAAGGAGAGGAAGCAGATGATCAAGTTCTTCAACtggttcttcttcttcatcaacaCGGGATCGCTCGGAGCGGTGACCGTGCTTGTTTATATACAAGACAACGTTGGGAGAGAATGGGGGTATGGGATCTGCGCCTGCGCCATTGTTTTGGGGCTGGTGGTGTTCCTGGCCGGGACCAGGCGCTACCGCTTCAAGAAGCTCGTCGGCAGCCCGCTCACGCAGATCGCCACCGTCTTCGTGGCCGCCTGGAGAAAGAGACGCCTCGGCCTGCCCTCCGACCCCTCGCTGCTCTTCAACGTCGACGACATTcctgccaccaccgccgctcAAACTCAGAGTAAGAAGAAGAGCAAGCAGATGTTGCCGCACAGCAAGGAATTCCG TTTCTTGGACAAGGCAGCAATAAAGGATACTGAGTCAACAACCAAAGGCAAATGGTATATTTCGACACTAACAGATGTTGAAGAAGTGAAGATGGTAATAAGAATGCTACCAACATGGGCCACAACAATCATGTTTTGGACCGTGTATGCCCAAATGACAACATTCTCAGTCTCCCAAGCAACAACCTTGGACCGCCACATTGGCTCATTCGAGATCCCGGCAGCCTCCCTCACCGTGTTCTTCGTGGCCAGCATCCTCATCACCGTCCCAATATACGACCGCATAATCACCCCCATCTGCCGAAAGTTGCTAAAGAACCCGCACGGCCTCACTCCCCTCCAACGTATCGCGGTCGGTCTAGTCCTATCCATCATTGCCATGGCCGCAGCCGCGTTGACCGAAGTCAAGAGACTTCAGGTAGCCCGGTCGAATGGTCTGACGCATGACAGTGAGGCCACTCTGCCGCTTACAGTCTTCATCCTGGTCCCACAATTCCTGCTGGTGGGGGCAGGGGAGGCCTTCACGTACATCGGTCAACTCGATTTCTTCTTGAGGGAGTGCCCTAAGGGCATGAAAACGATGAGCACAGGCTTGTTCCTAAGCACGTTGTCTCTAGGGTTTTTCTTGAGCTCAATATTGGTCACCATTATCCATAAGGTCACTCTCAACAAGCCATGGTTAGCCGATAACCTAAACGAAGGCCGACTTTACGAGTTCTATTGGCTATTGACGATACTCAGTGTTTTCAATTtggcaatatttttgttttgtgcGAAAAGGTACGTGTACAAGGAGAAGAGGATGGCTGAGCTAGGTATTGATTTGGAAGAAGGTGATGACCTAGTTTGCCattga